The Gymnogyps californianus isolate 813 chromosome 5, ASM1813914v2, whole genome shotgun sequence genome contains a region encoding:
- the ZNF106 gene encoding zinc finger protein 106 isoform X11 — protein MVRERKCILCHIVYHSKKEMEEHMRSMLHHRELENLKGRQAEPSCANQELECDDRRSQRRREERAAYKEREAYDQSSWHHHNASQRDWKWEKDDYISPRQGKFSHSQRNLSIHRHSGSPRGRSGWHQNVSGSSSNRHNYGNSGNVWHPSGRGGGTSNWHHSARERNSTWHSEGTGHFSSWNSKSYGGNWKSSPHGANGWNFGSSGDTYSVEPIKYNKERYAWQRQEKDIDVLPYRDRKNRSDLLDFTSDKLPSEGALDFGTSKQPESKTSRASGKSGSPSRDKMYRWTPYPSQKAAEQQPRSEDNVSKTSDKMDSVFVPLTDSSMKGKTCEANGSLSKLKKREASSSSNVTSDHLDLCKVMKDCSSGEKPDKDDGRSNRMPSLKSPLLNITDMKLSSPKQDTNSLLKNVKLLLSSTSGEEQNHLNALNLETNSFSSYSSKLHGACAGDLQDNKDVLGGNLGEPVNNLSEAEQNPKDVKSNHSLQNAPLSSCKDTSDQNREETGKASPKNEFRLDSLEDVSDDDLMGSEKSEARVEKLGSSVSSCLPCDTPESKPATSEKEDDEKPAVSSIASTDLKDSMFQMESTVSPSSGQDHLHVHLKTSSQDGEGDEERVKSHDHFEMEGFENPSDHELQKGGSQSLGLLLPDLSKLGLPASLQRDLTRHISLKSKVGTHLPEPNLNNARRIRNVSGHRRSETEKESGLKPTLRQILSASRRNVNWDQVIQQVTKKKQELGKGLPRFGIEMVPLVQNEQEGLELGEESDLSTLEGFQWEGISLAVPGSARKRSFSESSVIADRNPSAYSFFSEQAKIKESGQRQIIAASHSHHITSGYEASADIEADLKRETSSLPLSPFMSERTETSGRRHSVQATSEVAGLSKQDQESPEKRTPLLEKQNVLEISEENRPASNNASLLAVSNNIDAATDSSCTSGTEQNDSQGIGKKRRATGEGSSPEIPSLERKNKRRKIKGKKERSQVDQLLAISLREEELSKSLHSVDSSLLQARAALQAAYVEVQRFLVLKQQITMEMSTLRSQRIQILQGLQETYEPSELSEQLSCSILRERRNSKSQMAADLIPAGSFLPLLDTLSSSVPPLGASVHLNMPSSFQSSGITPTAPPDSSVRVKREPVSPKGSEENVNSVLQSSPCASRAEEVEQKDETNQKTSVYPVISATISLSELAACFQHTNQDIHKPAADRGKAGLPENPSHSLSVFSKREASDTVTESFLLGQCSTSLPKHSVLLEMPMDKTPKLSAEPSEQQTATTVVPAEKGNRRRRKLRKKKTLRAAHVPENSDTEQDIIDSKPLRKVKGGKVPKGEKVTTSTPPRQEDGATAQTARNKHEDDSDASLELVEVPAPQCEVVDVGSSESGDEKPDSPSKRDSRSCVDQAVLEVSCSGYDEVSSTSEIGTNYRDDGKRSVAETQTSISSLRGSKNSSEVSSEPGEDEEPTEGNFEGHLAAVNAIQIFGNLLYTCSADKTVCAYNLVSRKCVAIFEGHTSKVNCLLVTQTNGKNAALYTGSSDHTINCYNIKTKECMEQFKLEDRVLCLHSRWRILYAGLANGSVVTFSIKNNKQVDTFECHGPRAVSCLATAQEGARKLLVVGSYDCTISVRDARNGLLLRTLEGHSKTILCMKVVNDLVFSGSSDQSVHAHNIHTGELVRIYKGHNHAVTVVNILGKVMVTACLDKFVRVYELQSHDRLQVYGGHTDMIMCMTIHKSMIYTGCYDGSVRAVRLNLMQNFRCWWHGCSLIFGVVDHLKQHLLTDHTNPNFQTLKCRWKNCDAFFTSRKGSKQDAVGHIERHAEDDSRIDS, from the exons GCAAGCTGAACCAAGCTGTGCAAACCAAGAATTAGAATGTGATGATAGAAGATCACAGAGAAGGCGAGAAGAAAGAGCTGcttacaaagaaagagaagcgTATGATCAGTCATCGTGGCATCATCATAATGCATCACAAAGGGACTGGAAGTGGGAAAAGGATGATTATATTAGTCCTAGACAAGGCAAATTTTCACACTCTCAGAGGAACCTTAGTATACACAGACATTCAGGTAGCCCAAGGGGACGCTCTGGGTGGCACCAAAATGTTTCAGGAAGCTCTTCAAATCGGCATAACTATGGGAATTCTGGAAATGTTTGGCATCCAAGTGGGCGGGGAGGAGGAACATCAAATTGGCATCACAGTGCCAGGGAGAGAAATTCTACTTGGCACTCAGAAGGAACAGGTCATTTTTCTAGCTGGAATTCCAAGAGTTATGGAGGAAACTGGAAATCTAGTCCTCATGGTGCAAATGGCTGGAATTTTGGAAGCTCAGGAGATACATATTCGGTAGAGCCAATTAAATATAATAAGGAAAGATATGCATGGCAGCGGCAGGAGAAAGACATTGATGTTCTGCCATACAGAGATCGAAAAAATAGGAGTGACTTGCTTGATTTTACTAGTGATAAACTTCCTTCTGAGGGGGCATTGGATTTTGGTACGTCGAAGcaaccagaaagcaaaacttcaaGAGCCAGTGGAAAAAGTGGCAGTCCTTCCAGAGATAAAATGTATCGCTGGACTCCCTACCCATCCcagaaagctgcagagcagcaaccACGGTCTGAAGATAATGTTTCTAAAACTTCAGATAAAATGGATTCTGTATTTGTGCCTCTCACTGATTCAtcaatgaaaggaaaaacttgTGAAGCCAATGGTAGCctttcaaaacttaaaaaacgGGAAGCATCTTCCTCTTCTAATGTAACCTCAGATCACCTTGATTTGTGCAAGGTAATGAAAGACTGTTCCAGTGGTGAAAAGCCTGACAAAGATGATGGCAGAAGTAATAGGATGCCATCACTCAAATCCCCTCTTCTGAATATCACAGATATGAAGTTATCTTCCCCAAAGCAAGACACAAACAGTCTCTTAAAAAATGTCAAGCTTCTGTTGTCCTCAACTAGTGGTGAAGAGCAGAATCATTTGAATGCACTGAACTTGGAAACAAACAGTTTCTCCTCTTACTCATCGAAGCTGCATGGTGCATGTGCTGGTGACTTACAAGACAACAAAGATGTGCTTGGTGGCAATCTTGGAGAGCCTGTTAATAACTTAAgtgaagcagaacaaaaccccaaagatgTTAAGTCCAACCATTCCTTGCAAAATGCTCCCTTAAGCTCTTGCAAGGATACAAGTGACCAGAATAGAGAAGAAACTGGGAAAGCATCGCCAAAGAACGAGTTCAGACTAGATTCATTAGAAGATGTGAGTGATGATGATTTAATGGGAAGTGAGAAGTCAGAAGCAAGAGTTGAAAAGTTGGGTTCTTCTGTTAGTTCTTGTTTACCCTGTGACACTCCAGAAAGTAAACCTGCCACctctgaaaaggaagatgatgaaaaGCCGGCTGTTTCAAGTATTGCTTCTACTGATCTAAAAGATTCTATGTTTCAGATGGAATCCACAGTTTCTCCATCAAGTGGTCAGGACCATTTGCACGTGCATTTGAAAACCTCCTCACAGGATGGAGAAGGGGATGAAGAGCGTGTCAAGTCACATGATCACTTTGAAATGGAAGGTTTTGAAAATCCTTCAGATCATGAGCTGCAAAAAGGAGGAAGCCAGTCACTGGGCCTCCTTCTTCCTGATTTAAGCAAACTTGgcctccctgcctctctgcaaagAGACCTGACACGACATATTAGTCTGAAGAGCAAAGTCGGGACACATCTTCCAGAGCCCAATCTCAATAACGCACGGCGCATTCGGAATGTGAGCGGCCATCGGAGAAGTGAGACTGAGAAGGAGTCGGGGCTTAAACCCACCCTCAGGCAGATTCTTAGTGCTTCCCGGCGGAATGTAAACTGGGATCAAGTCATCCAGCAGGTAACCAAGAAGAAACAGGAACTTGGCAAAGGTTTACCAAG GTTTGGCATAGAAATGGTGCCTCTTGTTCAAAATGAGCAAGAGGGTCTAGAACTTGGTGAAGAATCTGATCTGTCTACTCTGGAAGGATTCCAGTGGGAAGGGATTTCCTTAGCAGTGCCTGGCTCAGCCAGAAAACGtagcttttctgaaagcagtGTCATTGCAGATAGAAATCCTTCTGCTTATAGCTTCTTCAGTGAACaagccaaaataaaagaaagtggGCAAAGGCAAATAATTGCAGCCAGCCACTCACATCACATAACATCTGGGTATGAAGCAAGCGCTGACATTGAGGCTGACTTGAAACGGGAGacatcttctcttcctttgtcACCATTTATGTCTGAAAGAACTGAGACTAGTGGAAGGAGACACAGCGTACAGGCCACCTCTGAGGTCGCAGGCCTCTCAAAACAAGACCAGGAGAGCCCAGAGAAGAGAACACCTcttcttgaaaaacaaaatgtgctAGAAATCTCAGAAGAAAATCGTCCAGCCTCAAATAATGCTTCACTTCTTGCAGTGTCTAATAACATAGATGCAGCTACAGACAGTAGCTGCACATCTGGTACTGAGCAGAATGACAGCCAAGGAATTGGAAAGAAACGAAGAGCAACTGGA GAGGGATCTTCTCCTGAAATCCCTAGtctagaaagaaagaataagagaagaaaaatcaaaggtaAAAAAG aacgTTCTCAGGTAGACCAGTTGTTGGCTATTTCGCTGAGGGAAGAAGAGTTAAGCAAGTCCCTGCATAGTGTGGACAGCAGTCTCTTGCAGGCTAGGGCTGCCCTGCAGGCTGCGTATGTTGAGGTTCAACGGTTCCTTGTATTAAAGCAACAG ATAACCATGGAAATGAGTACACTGAGAAGTCAGAGAATCCAGATCTTGCAGGGGCTACAAG AAACATATGAACCTTCTGAACTGTCAGAGCAACTTTCCTGCAGTATCttaagagagagaagaaatagcAAATCTCAGATGGCAGCTGACTTAATTCCTGCAGGTTCTTTCCTGCCCCTTTTGGACACTTTGTCTTCTTCTGTACCTCCACTAGGAGCTTCCGTTCATCTAAACATGCCGTCATCATTCCAGTCTTCTGGCATCACACCCACTGCTCCTCCTGACTCCTCAGTACGAGTTAAACGAGAACCTGTGTCTCCAAAAGgctcagaagaaaatgtgaattctGTACTCCAGAGCTCTCCATGTGCTTCACGAGCAGAAGAGGTGGAGCAGAAGGATG AGACCAACCAGAAAACTTCAGTGTATCCAGTTATCTCTGCAACCATATCCCTATCAGAGCTGGCAGCTTGTTTCCAACACACTAATCAAGATATTCACAAGCCTGCTGCAGACAGGGGAAAGGCTGGACTTCCTGAGAACCCTTCTCATTCACTGTCTGTTTTCAGCAAGAGAGAAGCAAGTGATACAGTGACTGAAAGCTTTTTACTGGGTCAGTGTAGCACTTCTCTTCCAAAGCATTCAGTCCTTCTAGAAATGCCAATGGataaaacccccaaattatCAGCAGAACCATCCGAGCAACAGACGGCAACCACTGTAGTCCCAGCAGAAAaagggaacaggaggaggagaaagttaaggaagaagaaaactctgAGGGCAGCCCACGTGCCAGAGAACAGTGATACAGAACAGGATATAATTGACTCTAAGCCTCTCCGGAAAGTCAAGGGTGGAAAGGTtcctaaaggagaaaaagttacTACATCCACTCCTCCAAGACAGGAGGATGGAGCTACTGCtcaaacagcaagaaacaaacATGAGGATGACAGTGATGCTTCTCTGGAACTAGTGGAAGTTCCAGCACCCCAGTGTGAGGTGGTTGACGTTGGTTCATCAGAGTCGGGAGATGAGAAACCAGACAGTCCATCAAAGAGGGATTCACGCAGCTGTGTGGATCAAGCAGTCCTAGAGGTGTCTTGCTCTGGTTATGATGAAGTGAGCTCTACCAGTGAGATTGGCACAAATTATAGGGATGATGGGAAAAGAAG tGTGGCTGAGACGCAGACTTCCATATCATCACTAAGAGGATCAAAGAACTCATCAG AAGTGTCTTCGGAGCCAGGTGAGGATGAAGAACCTACAGAGGGAAACTTTGAGGGACACCTGGCTGCAGTGAATGCTATTCAGATTTTTGGGAATTTGTTGTACACCTGCTCAGCAGACAAAACTGTTTGTGCCTACAATCTGGTT AGCAGGAAGTGTGTGGCCATCTTTGAAGGACATACTTCAAAAGTGAACTGCCTCCTGGTCACTCAGACAAATGGGAAGAATGCTGCACTGTACACTGGCTCAAGCGACCACACTATCAATTGCTACAATATCAAG ACCAAAGAGTGCATGGAACAGTTTAAATTAGAAGATCGAGTGCTCTGTTTACACAGTAGATGGCGGATCCTTTATGCAGGCCTTGCAAATGGCAGTGTGGTTACTTTCAGCATAAAG AACAACAAGCAGGTTGATACCTTTGAATGTCATGGCCCTAGAGCAGTGAGCTGTCTAGCCACAGCTCAGGAAGGAGCACGCAAGTTGTTGGTAGTGGGCTCCTATGACTGCACCATCAGTGTGCGAGATGCGCGGAACGGGCTGCTTCTCAGAACCCTGGAAGGTCACAGCAAGACTATACTCTGCATGAAG gttGTGAATGATCTGGTGTTCAGTGGCTCCAGTGATCAGTCTGTCCATGCCCACAACATTCAT ACTGGAGAGCTGGTACGGATCTATAAAGGCCATAACCATGCAGTAACAGTTGTGAACATTCTTGGGAAAGTGATGGTGACAGCATGTCTGGATAAATTTGTTCGTGTTTATGAACTACAG tCGCACGACCGCTTGCAAGTCTATGGAGGCCACACAGATATGATCATGTGTATGACCATCCATAAGAGCATG ATCTACACTGGATGCTATGATGGCAGCGTCAGAGCTGTGAGGCTTAATCTGATGCAGAATTTTCGTTGCTGG TGGCATGGATGTTCGCTGATCTTTGGAGTTGTGGACCATCTGAAACAACACTTACTAACTGACCACACCAACCCAAATTTTCAGACCCTAAAATGTCGTTGGAAGAACTGTGATGCTTTCTTTACTTCCAGGAAAGGTTCCAAGCAG
- the ZNF106 gene encoding zinc finger protein 106 isoform X7 yields the protein MVRERKCILCHIVYHSKKEMEEHMRSMLHHRELENLKGRFGIEMVPLVQNEQEGLELGEESDLSTLEGFQWEGISLAVPGSARKRSFSESSVIADRNPSAYSFFSEQAKIKESGQRQIIAASHSHHITSGYEASADIEADLKRETSSLPLSPFMSERTETSGRRHSVQATSEVAGLSKQDQESPEKRTPLLEKQNVLEISEENRPASNNASLLAVSNNIDAATDSSCTSGTEQNDSQGIGKKRRATGEGSSPEIPSLERKNKRRKIKGKKERSQVDQLLAISLREEELSKSLHSVDSSLLQARAALQAAYVEVQRFLVLKQQITMEMSTLRSQRIQILQGLQETYEPSELSEQLSCSILRERRNSKSQMAADLIPAGSFLPLLDTLSSSVPPLGASVHLNMPSSFQSSGITPTAPPDSSVRVKREPVSPKGSEENVNSVLQSSPCASRAEEVEQKDETNQKTSVYPVISATISLSELAACFQHTNQDIHKPAADRGKAGLPENPSHSLSVFSKREASDTVTESFLLGQCSTSLPKHSVLLEMPMDKTPKLSAEPSEQQTATTVVPAEKGNRRRRKLRKKKTLRAAHVPENSDTEQDIIDSKPLRKVKGGKVPKGEKVTTSTPPRQEDGATAQTARNKHEDDSDASLELVEVPAPQCEVVDVGSSESGDEKPDSPSKRDSRSCVDQAVLEVSCSGYDEVSSTSEIGTNYRDDGKRSVAETQTSISSLRGSKNSSEVSSEPGEDEEPTEGNFEGHLAAVNAIQIFGNLLYTCSADKTVCAYNLVSRKCVAIFEGHTSKVNCLLVTQTNGKNAALYTGSSDHTINCYNIKTKECMEQFKLEDRVLCLHSRWRILYAGLANGSVVTFSIKNNKQVDTFECHGPRAVSCLATAQEGARKLLVVGSYDCTISVRDARNGLLLRTLEGHSKTILCMKVVNDLVFSGSSDQSVHAHNIHTGELVRIYKGHNHAVTVVNILGKVMVTACLDKFVRVYELQSHDRLQVYGGHTDMIMCMTIHKSMIYTGCYDGSVRAVRLNLMQNFRCWWHGCSLIFGVVDHLKQHLLTDHTNPNFQTLKCRWKNCDAFFTSRKGSKQDAVGHIERHAEDDSRIDS from the exons GTTTGGCATAGAAATGGTGCCTCTTGTTCAAAATGAGCAAGAGGGTCTAGAACTTGGTGAAGAATCTGATCTGTCTACTCTGGAAGGATTCCAGTGGGAAGGGATTTCCTTAGCAGTGCCTGGCTCAGCCAGAAAACGtagcttttctgaaagcagtGTCATTGCAGATAGAAATCCTTCTGCTTATAGCTTCTTCAGTGAACaagccaaaataaaagaaagtggGCAAAGGCAAATAATTGCAGCCAGCCACTCACATCACATAACATCTGGGTATGAAGCAAGCGCTGACATTGAGGCTGACTTGAAACGGGAGacatcttctcttcctttgtcACCATTTATGTCTGAAAGAACTGAGACTAGTGGAAGGAGACACAGCGTACAGGCCACCTCTGAGGTCGCAGGCCTCTCAAAACAAGACCAGGAGAGCCCAGAGAAGAGAACACCTcttcttgaaaaacaaaatgtgctAGAAATCTCAGAAGAAAATCGTCCAGCCTCAAATAATGCTTCACTTCTTGCAGTGTCTAATAACATAGATGCAGCTACAGACAGTAGCTGCACATCTGGTACTGAGCAGAATGACAGCCAAGGAATTGGAAAGAAACGAAGAGCAACTGGA GAGGGATCTTCTCCTGAAATCCCTAGtctagaaagaaagaataagagaagaaaaatcaaaggtaAAAAAG aacgTTCTCAGGTAGACCAGTTGTTGGCTATTTCGCTGAGGGAAGAAGAGTTAAGCAAGTCCCTGCATAGTGTGGACAGCAGTCTCTTGCAGGCTAGGGCTGCCCTGCAGGCTGCGTATGTTGAGGTTCAACGGTTCCTTGTATTAAAGCAACAG ATAACCATGGAAATGAGTACACTGAGAAGTCAGAGAATCCAGATCTTGCAGGGGCTACAAG AAACATATGAACCTTCTGAACTGTCAGAGCAACTTTCCTGCAGTATCttaagagagagaagaaatagcAAATCTCAGATGGCAGCTGACTTAATTCCTGCAGGTTCTTTCCTGCCCCTTTTGGACACTTTGTCTTCTTCTGTACCTCCACTAGGAGCTTCCGTTCATCTAAACATGCCGTCATCATTCCAGTCTTCTGGCATCACACCCACTGCTCCTCCTGACTCCTCAGTACGAGTTAAACGAGAACCTGTGTCTCCAAAAGgctcagaagaaaatgtgaattctGTACTCCAGAGCTCTCCATGTGCTTCACGAGCAGAAGAGGTGGAGCAGAAGGATG AGACCAACCAGAAAACTTCAGTGTATCCAGTTATCTCTGCAACCATATCCCTATCAGAGCTGGCAGCTTGTTTCCAACACACTAATCAAGATATTCACAAGCCTGCTGCAGACAGGGGAAAGGCTGGACTTCCTGAGAACCCTTCTCATTCACTGTCTGTTTTCAGCAAGAGAGAAGCAAGTGATACAGTGACTGAAAGCTTTTTACTGGGTCAGTGTAGCACTTCTCTTCCAAAGCATTCAGTCCTTCTAGAAATGCCAATGGataaaacccccaaattatCAGCAGAACCATCCGAGCAACAGACGGCAACCACTGTAGTCCCAGCAGAAAaagggaacaggaggaggagaaagttaaggaagaagaaaactctgAGGGCAGCCCACGTGCCAGAGAACAGTGATACAGAACAGGATATAATTGACTCTAAGCCTCTCCGGAAAGTCAAGGGTGGAAAGGTtcctaaaggagaaaaagttacTACATCCACTCCTCCAAGACAGGAGGATGGAGCTACTGCtcaaacagcaagaaacaaacATGAGGATGACAGTGATGCTTCTCTGGAACTAGTGGAAGTTCCAGCACCCCAGTGTGAGGTGGTTGACGTTGGTTCATCAGAGTCGGGAGATGAGAAACCAGACAGTCCATCAAAGAGGGATTCACGCAGCTGTGTGGATCAAGCAGTCCTAGAGGTGTCTTGCTCTGGTTATGATGAAGTGAGCTCTACCAGTGAGATTGGCACAAATTATAGGGATGATGGGAAAAGAAG tGTGGCTGAGACGCAGACTTCCATATCATCACTAAGAGGATCAAAGAACTCATCAG AAGTGTCTTCGGAGCCAGGTGAGGATGAAGAACCTACAGAGGGAAACTTTGAGGGACACCTGGCTGCAGTGAATGCTATTCAGATTTTTGGGAATTTGTTGTACACCTGCTCAGCAGACAAAACTGTTTGTGCCTACAATCTGGTT AGCAGGAAGTGTGTGGCCATCTTTGAAGGACATACTTCAAAAGTGAACTGCCTCCTGGTCACTCAGACAAATGGGAAGAATGCTGCACTGTACACTGGCTCAAGCGACCACACTATCAATTGCTACAATATCAAG ACCAAAGAGTGCATGGAACAGTTTAAATTAGAAGATCGAGTGCTCTGTTTACACAGTAGATGGCGGATCCTTTATGCAGGCCTTGCAAATGGCAGTGTGGTTACTTTCAGCATAAAG AACAACAAGCAGGTTGATACCTTTGAATGTCATGGCCCTAGAGCAGTGAGCTGTCTAGCCACAGCTCAGGAAGGAGCACGCAAGTTGTTGGTAGTGGGCTCCTATGACTGCACCATCAGTGTGCGAGATGCGCGGAACGGGCTGCTTCTCAGAACCCTGGAAGGTCACAGCAAGACTATACTCTGCATGAAG gttGTGAATGATCTGGTGTTCAGTGGCTCCAGTGATCAGTCTGTCCATGCCCACAACATTCAT ACTGGAGAGCTGGTACGGATCTATAAAGGCCATAACCATGCAGTAACAGTTGTGAACATTCTTGGGAAAGTGATGGTGACAGCATGTCTGGATAAATTTGTTCGTGTTTATGAACTACAG tCGCACGACCGCTTGCAAGTCTATGGAGGCCACACAGATATGATCATGTGTATGACCATCCATAAGAGCATG ATCTACACTGGATGCTATGATGGCAGCGTCAGAGCTGTGAGGCTTAATCTGATGCAGAATTTTCGTTGCTGG TGGCATGGATGTTCGCTGATCTTTGGAGTTGTGGACCATCTGAAACAACACTTACTAACTGACCACACCAACCCAAATTTTCAGACCCTAAAATGTCGTTGGAAGAACTGTGATGCTTTCTTTACTTCCAGGAAAGGTTCCAAGCAG